The following coding sequences lie in one Lolium perenne isolate Kyuss_39 chromosome 2, Kyuss_2.0, whole genome shotgun sequence genomic window:
- the LOC139835499 gene encoding uncharacterized protein, which translates to MADRRMDPTARSVPRCLSAWAPWPGRVGAVDGPRGLAGGPKEGRGEARGFYFMICIKDVPTLRGDNYTEWRKKVEFAFVCAEVDWVVDTPQPIKPADPVRDDTDTDDAWAKKKRDHAPVEMSYTLENRKWQTPNKKCMAFIKNTIEKAIVGSITECASAKEYLEKIKSQFTGSSKTYETQLLKQLVTEKYSGGAHGIREHILRMSNLAAKLKPMDADLELKPALLVHLVMASLPQHFDNFVVNYNMNPEKWDIEKTIAMCVQEEDRLKAQNGGTLNYVMDNKKRPFTPSNNGSPSKQYGKDSMQHHQKFQHRPLPVNKDQCLHCQKTVHYKKDCPAFLKELMAKKGIPFDEDYEKRRRMR; encoded by the exons ATGGCCGACCGTCGGATGGATCCGACGGCCAGGAGCGTGCCGCGCTGCCTCTCCGCGTGGGCTCCGTGGCCGGGCCGCGTCGGCGCCGTGGACGGGCCGCGTGGGCTCGCGGGCGGGCCGAAGGAAGGCCGCGGCGAGGCGC GAGGGTTCTACTTTATGATctgcatcaaggatgttcccACCCTTAGAGGGGATAACTACACAGAATGGAGGAAGAAGGTGGAATTCGCCTTTGTCTGTGCTGAGGTGGACTGGGTGGTTGACACACCGCAGCCCATCAAGCCTGCTGACCCTGTCAGAGATGACACGGATACTGATGATGCATGGGCTAAAAAGAAAAGGGACCATGCTCCTGTGGAGATGTCCTACACACTAGAGAACAGAAAGTGGCAGACTCCCAACAAAAAGTGCATGGCATTTATAAAGAATACAATTGAGAAAGCCATAGTGGGCTCAATTACAGAGTGTGCTTCTGCTAAGGAGTACTTAGAAAAGATAAAGAGCCAGTTCACTGGTTCTTCAAAGACATATGAAACCCAGCTGTTGAAGCAGCTGGTGACAGAAAAGTACAGTGGAGGTGCACATGGCATCAGGGAGCACATCCTCAGGATGAGCAACCTGGCTGCAAAGCTGAAGCCCATGGATGCTGACCTAGAGCTGAAGCCTGCACTTCTGGTTCACTTGGTGATGGCCTCATTGCCACAACATTTTGACAACTTTGTTGTCAATTACAACATGAACCCTGAGAAATGGGACATTGAAAAGACCATTGCCATGTGTGTGCAAGAGGAGGACAGACTCAAGGCACAAAATGGAGGTACTCTCAATTATGTGATGGACAATAAGAAAAGGCCATTCACACCAAGCAACAATGGCTCTCCTTCAAAGCAATATGGTAAAGACTCAATGCAGCATCATCAGAAGTTCCAGCACAGGCCATTGCCAGTGAACAAAGATCAGTGTCTTCACTGTCAGAAGACTGTGCACTACAAGAAAGACTGCCCTGCTTTTCTGAAAGAATTAATGGCAAAGAAAG GGATTCCATTCGACGAGGACTACGAAAAGAGGCGAAGGATGCGTTGA